The Euphorbia lathyris chromosome 8, ddEupLath1.1, whole genome shotgun sequence genome has a window encoding:
- the LOC136202243 gene encoding uncharacterized protein: MCFIFLCDEEEIELGRQQAPGSCPYCGGKVEAIDVESKWSCCFLPICYKIKRRFSCSLCRRRLELSY; this comes from the coding sequence atgTGCTTCATATTCCTATGCGACGAAGAAGAGATAGAACTCGGAAGACAACAAGCTCCCGGATCATGCCCCTACTGCGGTGGAAAAGTGGAAGCCATTGATGTCGAGAGTAAATGGAGCTGCTGTTTCTTACCGATTTGCTACAAGATCAAGCGAAGGTTTTCTTGTTCTTTATGTCGACGGCGTTTAGAATTATCTTACTAA